The proteins below come from a single Oscillospiraceae bacterium genomic window:
- a CDS encoding FdtA/QdtA family cupin domain-containing protein, which translates to MIIQTIHMKSVTAEGQGTLSVFEGSRDVPFDIKRIYYIHGAPQGTQRGGHAHKALRQVLWCPYGSILIRLDDGHEKSEVLLNDPAKGLIVEHNMWREMIWQQENSVLCVAADSYYEAEDYIRDYDEFIRWVEEE; encoded by the coding sequence ATGATTATCCAGACAATCCATATGAAAAGCGTCACGGCGGAAGGACAGGGAACGCTCTCGGTATTTGAGGGCAGCCGCGATGTGCCGTTTGACATCAAGCGCATCTACTATATCCACGGTGCGCCGCAGGGCACCCAGCGCGGCGGCCATGCCCACAAGGCACTGCGGCAGGTGCTGTGGTGCCCCTACGGCAGCATCCTGATCCGGTTGGACGATGGTCACGAAAAGAGCGAAGTCCTGCTCAACGATCCCGCCAAGGGGCTGATCGTCGAGCATAATATGTGGCGGGAGATGATCTGGCAGCAGGAAAACTCTGTGCTTTGTGTTGCCGCGGATTCCTACTACGAGGCAGAGGATTATATCCGGGATTATGATGAGTTTATCCGGTGGGTGGAAGAAGAATGA
- a CDS encoding glycosyltransferase, protein MQQPKVSVLISFYNLAPYVDQTMESVLAQKTDFPVEILCADDGSEDGTVELLRGWEKRYPDRVRVFVMDRIPGKKYEGNERIQRMNAIRGRLFYEAKGQYVCYLDGDDFYTDDRKLQKQADILDADTAHRYVACGHNGCYYWESTGRTQPIEKPVRECALTAREYWSFFYIHTNAMMFRNVGLQGIDPYTSGVQIIDNMLTYMFLPYGGVYYLPDCMFNYRQIEGSTYHRRSVYQNYILNALMLYQQKAILRGLFGAGLVRTVYEYTQLFENRRDPKLTEEAKTYLPNIDRYRAGRLRRIVNYNNENALSRLWCEIENPFWFFVTKVCRHYIWKPHVRALLEEARAKTKKGEC, encoded by the coding sequence ATGCAGCAGCCCAAGGTCAGTGTACTGATCTCATTCTACAATTTGGCACCGTATGTGGATCAGACAATGGAAAGCGTCCTTGCCCAGAAAACGGATTTCCCGGTCGAAATCCTCTGCGCGGATGATGGCTCCGAGGACGGGACCGTAGAGCTCCTGCGCGGTTGGGAAAAAAGATACCCCGACCGTGTGCGGGTATTCGTTATGGACCGCATACCGGGCAAAAAATATGAGGGCAATGAGCGCATCCAGCGGATGAACGCAATCCGTGGGCGGCTTTTCTATGAGGCAAAGGGGCAGTATGTCTGCTATCTGGACGGCGATGACTTTTATACCGATGACCGCAAGCTGCAGAAGCAGGCGGATATTCTGGATGCAGACACTGCGCACAGATATGTGGCCTGCGGCCACAACGGCTGCTATTACTGGGAAAGCACCGGCAGGACACAGCCCATCGAAAAGCCTGTCCGGGAGTGTGCGCTGACGGCCAGAGAGTATTGGAGCTTTTTCTATATCCACACCAATGCCATGATGTTCCGCAATGTCGGGCTGCAGGGGATAGATCCTTACACCAGCGGCGTGCAGATCATTGACAATATGCTGACCTATATGTTCCTGCCCTACGGCGGGGTCTACTATCTGCCGGACTGCATGTTCAACTACCGCCAGATCGAGGGCAGCACCTACCACCGCCGCAGCGTCTATCAAAACTATATCTTAAACGCGCTGATGCTTTACCAGCAAAAGGCCATACTGCGCGGGCTTTTCGGCGCGGGACTGGTGCGGACTGTGTACGAGTACACCCAGCTGTTTGAAAACCGCCGCGACCCCAAGCTGACGGAGGAGGCTAAGACCTACCTGCCGAACATTGACCGCTACCGTGCGGGCCGGCTGCGCCGCATTGTGAACTATAACAATGAAAATGCGCTGTCTCGCCTTTGGTGTGAGATCGAGAATCCGTTCTGGTTCTTTGTGACGAAAGTCTGCCGCCATTATATTTGGAAGCCGCATGTTCGCGCATTGCTGGAGGAAGCACGCGCAAAAACCAAAAAAGGGGAGTGCTGA
- a CDS encoding GNAT family N-acetyltransferase: MLEWMHDPDAVRYMRADFSGMTLADCERFIAAAQQDTPSLHRAVADGAGIYQGTVSLKNRDADRGEAEFAIAVRRCAMGHGVAAWGMQAILQLGFSQLGLRRIYWCVAPQNVRACRFYAKQGYTPLKPEPDENGLLWFEVLNG; the protein is encoded by the coding sequence ATGCTGGAATGGATGCATGATCCGGACGCGGTGCGGTATATGCGTGCTGATTTTTCAGGCATGACGCTTGCGGATTGTGAGCGCTTTATTGCTGCGGCACAGCAGGATACCCCCAGTCTCCACCGCGCGGTGGCAGATGGGGCGGGTATTTATCAGGGAACGGTAAGCCTGAAAAACCGCGATGCAGACCGTGGGGAGGCTGAGTTTGCCATTGCGGTGCGGCGCTGTGCCATGGGCCATGGTGTGGCCGCATGGGGAATGCAGGCAATTTTGCAGCTCGGCTTTTCGCAGCTGGGGCTGCGCCGTATCTACTGGTGCGTTGCTCCGCAGAATGTGCGGGCCTGCCGTTTTTATGCAAAGCAGGGATATACCCCCCTCAAGCCGGAGCCGGACGAAAACGGTCTGCTCTGGTTTGAGGTGTTGAACGGATAA